A stretch of DNA from Solea solea chromosome 11, fSolSol10.1, whole genome shotgun sequence:
TTCATTGAATTACAGTAGTCACACTGAACATACATTTTTGCATTGTGCCACATTGTTTGCATCATATTTTGTGTGCTATTCGTTTGTGCATTCACAACTCAAAAAATTCCTATCTGGTGTGACCACAGCAAGTCAAGATAAAATTGCAGTTACATATGCAGCAAAATCCCATATAACAAATTTACaattgtgtctctttgttaCCCACAGTTTTGTTGAAGGTGTGGGCTTCAGATCTTTCATGAGTACTATTAGCCCTGAATACAACAAGCTCTCCCAGTGTTCCATTGGCCTGCAGCTTTATGATGAAGTGGAGAGAACAATCAAGCCCCAGCTCATCCGTGACCTTAAAGCCAGAACCGAATTTAATGAGAATGCTGTTCATGTCACCGTGGACCTCTGGGCTGGGGATGAATCCCAACTCGAAGAAGAGGCCATCGTCATCGTACAGCTCCATTTTGTCAGTGAATCCTGGCAGATCCGCCGTCCCATTGTTGCTTTCAGACACCTAAGCCGCAAAAACCTCTGCACAGCTGTTGCCAGTGAGCTTGAGGGTGTGCTACTGAGCTATGGCATATTTCCTCACAGCATCGGCTACATCCTCACCAATCAGGCCAAGGAAACTCTCACCGAAAACAAGTTGTTCTGTGACTATAAGATCATGTGCTCCTCCAACAGGGGAGAACCAGATGGAGATGATATAGTAGCATTTTTGTCTGACCAGATGTCAGAAATGGAGTCCCCCTTTTCAAAGCTGCAGTTTGGGACCATGACCACATGTATAGCCAAAACACTACAGCTAGTGATCAAGGAGGCACTGAAGAATTCCAGGGTAGTAGAGAACCTGCTCTCACAGGTCCACAATGTCATAGCTTTCTTTAGGAGCAACGCCTACTGGAGTGAGGTAGGAGAATcagacaaatacatttaaatgtgatttatttcacTCTGGATCATAGTCTTATCATGAATAACATACTCTGTCATGAAGTCTGCATTATTTTGTTACAGATTCATATTTTACATACAAAGAAGAggtagaaaacaaacacttattacagtcaaacatttaacaagtctgaagaaaaacatttaaagtggtTATGCATTATATTGATGGTTATTATAGTTTTCCAACCCTCTCCTAACAGATTTTAATGTAGCATGTGTACAAGTTGGTTTGTAGGTGGTTCATagcacatgtgaaaaaaaaccactTCAAAAGCCTTATTTGATTAAGTCTCATTGAGTGTCTCTTTAAAGTTATCTGTGTTTTGCATACAGTATGGTTTCATGATTTTTGAGACTTTGTTCTTATGTCTCACATTACATTGCATATTTCTGTATTTGGgctaatgcatttgtttttattgcacccTGGActaaaaaaaggtcagaaatcTTCAATTGTTTTAACGTGACCCTTAtgtgtcatttcatttgtttaggTTTTGCTGTCGGAGTTCAACGTGTCTCTGTGCCCTTCCAGTCACTGTCGCTGGAACTCCATGATGCTGTCTTTACGACGTATGGTGGAGGAGTCTGCCTGGAGTTCCATCGTGACACTCCTTGCTCAGGCTCGCATAGAGGCCAGTGACACAGCCAGTGCCCCACCACTGGTCATTGTCAAGAGGGAACAAGTGATTGACATCCTCGGTCTCCTTGAGCCGTTTGAGGAGGCCTTGCAGGTAAAATAAGTTCATGAGAATTGAAAGTATTCATTCTTATTCCAAGAATGAATGACTTGATTTTAGGCGAATATGCAATAACTAAAAATATAATTGCattgaaatacaaaataaaattgtattattatcTATTTATGTTGAAGTCCTTCACACTTGATCTTCAAGAAAAagtgtaaatacagtatattctgaCTAATTGAATTTTTCAGGGTACAGTGATATCTTCTCCTTTATGAACCCCTTGAAATTGTTGCTCTCTTGTGTACATACAACATTTGTTGTGTGGGTATTTTCTGTTGCAGAATGCGTCTGAACCTTTTCGGTTTCTGCTTGTTTCTAACCCAGGTTTTGCAAGGAAATGGTGTGACTATTTCGTTCATCATACCTTCTCTTGTTGGCCTTGACAAGACCCTGGAGGGCTGTGTCACTAATTACACCCACTTTAACAAGGCTCTACGCACAGGCCTCCATACACACTTCCAGACCCTAATTCAACAGAAGGACATGATACTAGCTGCTCTGCTGGAACCCAGGATCAAATTGCAGGTACTGAATTAGGACAGAACTTCAATATTTTGCATCTAGACTGATGAAACAAAAGCTTAAAAATCTCAAAAATTCGATTCAgttaatattgtttttctatTAAGTTGTATAGAGCTCTGTGTGTATAGATATTTGGTGATGATAACTGCAGTCAGTGACAGAACTCTTATCAGGTCTTTCACATTTTACAGCCTTTTTCTGATGCCAAACTGGAGGACAATACTGGTTTCCTAACTCCTCCATCAAAATATGAAGCTCGCACCATCATGGAAGCCACATTAGAGAACGCTACTGCCTCGGTGTCTTTATCTGTGGAAGCAGCCAAAACCCAGATTGACAAGGAGTTACTAAAGGAGCTAGGTGCCAAAGAGGAGAACCAAGCCAACACACTAATGGAGGCATCTGGTGCCAGTTCAGATGAAAGTGACTGTGATAGAATCAGTGGAAATGACCTCAAACGCAAGTCCATCTTTAACTTCCTCCAGCCACCTGCAAAAACCATGAAGAAGTCAGAGTTTGATGTGTACATGTCTGAACCACTGTTGGAGAGCATGTCCAGTTTACTCTACTGGAAATCTGCTACTCGGTTTCCCCTGCTACAGAGCATCGCCAAAAGGCTGCTGGCAGCACCAGCTACTGCGGGAGGCTTCGAGAGACTCTGTCCAATGGCTGCATGTATTGTAAGAGCCGAGAGAAACCGCCTACCACCTCACACCACTGAGAGGCTGCTTTTGTACAAAAACTCCTTGAAGACAAAGACCGTTAAAAAGCCCAATGGAGTCACTAAACATTGATGGATTAAGTCACAGTTTTGTCTCTCCTTTTGATGACAgcttttgctgctgttttcacaGGCAGAATAACATGGATAGTGATTGATGTGTAGGATCTCAAATTTTGAGTCCAACAGAAAATCTTCAATCATCCTTATTGTTTTGATCTGCAGTGATGCAGAGCAGATCAGCTGGTTTCTCTTGATGCACAAATTGGGATAGTAGTTTTCCTTTTTGGCTGACAGTGAGGTGTGATTGTGCACATGttaagttgttatttttcatcattGCAATTTATGTTAAGTGTGCTGTACAGCAAGTACAGATGGACTGTGGTGGTTCATACAGTAAAGTAAATTAGACTACTTTCTGTGTAAAAGTTTTTTGTATTGGTCTGTTACAGTGTGTTCCTCTGTCATTTTTATCAGAGGTTTATTAATGAACGTGTTTCTCTCATGAGCCCTGATGCTGCTTTTCATATGTGTCACTCTGATGGTGAAGGTCATTAAGGTTAAAATTGGCTAACTGTTTTTTACCCAGATTGAGTGAGTAATACATGTTATCTCGCCACTTCTTTGT
This window harbors:
- the mybl2a gene encoding v-myb avian myeloblastosis viral oncogene homolog-like 2a isoform X1 yields the protein MTLNLPAISPFDVLSDSTSVCVRWKKWINSFKLYLVATGVSDDTQRRALLLHLAGAEVQDIFFALDGTEDEADYGGAVTKLNEYFTLQKNIPYERHMFRRAEQAQGESTDSFVSRLKELAVACEFGDNEGDCIRDHVIDKCTSDALRRRLLGEKDLKLTDLQEIARAMETADHQSANIEKSTDNAVEKSMEEESDSNMCIDTDSDSAEKMDGTRCKAVWTLEEDENLKILVSNLGKEDWKTIGCFFPGRTGIECMNRWKKHLDPELLNGSWTKEEDGKIKELVGKYGTKQWALISKHLKGRLGRKCRERWYNHLDPQVSKKYWTDEEDLLVFKAHSILGNRWAEIARLLPGRTDYSVKNRWNCSLKQKAEMGLFRSEADSISLDIQQFDKGEANFKCDVVLDTEPVTPGVVRLDKEKKQECQKSKQKMNVPPPQTSASVREFSPSPSLPRSSISSPSPSSSSGTLPAAVDQKKLVNAALRMIAEDMLPLSFVEGVGFRSFMSTISPEYNKLSQCSIGLQLYDEVERTIKPQLIRDLKARTEFNENAVHVTVDLWAGDESQLEEEAIVIVQLHFVSESWQIRRPIVAFRHLSRKNLCTAVASELEGVLLSYGIFPHSIGYILTNQAKETLTENKLFCDYKIMCSSNRGEPDGDDIVAFLSDQMSEMESPFSKLQFGTMTTCIAKTLQLVIKEALKNSRVVENLLSQVHNVIAFFRSNAYWSEVLLSEFNVSLCPSSHCRWNSMMLSLRRMVEESAWSSIVTLLAQARIEASDTASAPPLVIVKREQVIDILGLLEPFEEALQVLQGNGVTISFIIPSLVGLDKTLEGCVTNYTHFNKALRTGLHTHFQTLIQQKDMILAALLEPRIKLQPFSDAKLEDNTGFLTPPSKYEARTIMEATLENATASVSLSVEAAKTQIDKELLKELGAKEENQANTLMEASGASSDESDCDRISGNDLKRKSIFNFLQPPAKTMKKSEFDVYMSEPLLESMSSLLYWKSATRFPLLQSIAKRLLAAPATAGGFERLCPMAACIVRAERNRLPPHTTERLLLYKNSLKTKTVKKPNGVTKH
- the mybl2a gene encoding v-myb avian myeloblastosis viral oncogene homolog-like 2a isoform X3 — encoded protein: MEEESDSNMCIDTDSDSAEKMDGTRCKAVWTLEEDENLKILVSNLGKEDWKTIGCFFPGRTGIECMNRWKKHLDPELLNGSWTKEEDGKIKELVGKYGTKQWALISKHLKGRLGRKCRERWYNHLDPQVSKKYWTDEEDLLVFKAHSILGNRWAEIARLLPGRTDYSVKNRWNCSLKQKAEMGLFRSEADSISLDIQQFDKGEANFKCDVVLDTEPVTPGVVRLDKEKKQECQKSKQKMNVPPPQTSASVREFSPSPSLPRSSISSPSPSSSSGTLPAAVDQKKLVNAALRMIAEDMLPLSFVEGVGFRSFMSTISPEYNKLSQCSIGLQLYDEVERTIKPQLIRDLKARTEFNENAVHVTVDLWAGDESQLEEEAIVIVQLHFVSESWQIRRPIVAFRHLSRKNLCTAVASELEGVLLSYGIFPHSIGYILTNQAKETLTENKLFCDYKIMCSSNRGEPDGDDIVAFLSDQMSEMESPFSKLQFGTMTTCIAKTLQLVIKEALKNSRVVENLLSQVHNVIAFFRSNAYWSEVLLSEFNVSLCPSSHCRWNSMMLSLRRMVEESAWSSIVTLLAQARIEASDTASAPPLVIVKREQVIDILGLLEPFEEALQVLQGNGVTISFIIPSLVGLDKTLEGCVTNYTHFNKALRTGLHTHFQTLIQQKDMILAALLEPRIKLQPFSDAKLEDNTGFLTPPSKYEARTIMEATLENATASVSLSVEAAKTQIDKELLKELGAKEENQANTLMEASGASSDESDCDRISGNDLKRKSIFNFLQPPAKTMKKSEFDVYMSEPLLESMSSLLYWKSATRFPLLQSIAKRLLAAPATAGGFERLCPMAACIVRAERNRLPPHTTERLLLYKNSLKTKTVKKPNGVTKH
- the mybl2a gene encoding v-myb avian myeloblastosis viral oncogene homolog-like 2a isoform X2 encodes the protein MSRGMEEESDSNMCIDTDSDSAEKMDGTRCKAVWTLEEDENLKILVSNLGKEDWKTIGCFFPGRTGIECMNRWKKHLDPELLNGSWTKEEDGKIKELVGKYGTKQWALISKHLKGRLGRKCRERWYNHLDPQVSKKYWTDEEDLLVFKAHSILGNRWAEIARLLPGRTDYSVKNRWNCSLKQKAEMGLFRSEADSISLDIQQFDKGEANFKCDVVLDTEPVTPGVVRLDKEKKQECQKSKQKMNVPPPQTSASVREFSPSPSLPRSSISSPSPSSSSGTLPAAVDQKKLVNAALRMIAEDMLPLSFVEGVGFRSFMSTISPEYNKLSQCSIGLQLYDEVERTIKPQLIRDLKARTEFNENAVHVTVDLWAGDESQLEEEAIVIVQLHFVSESWQIRRPIVAFRHLSRKNLCTAVASELEGVLLSYGIFPHSIGYILTNQAKETLTENKLFCDYKIMCSSNRGEPDGDDIVAFLSDQMSEMESPFSKLQFGTMTTCIAKTLQLVIKEALKNSRVVENLLSQVHNVIAFFRSNAYWSEVLLSEFNVSLCPSSHCRWNSMMLSLRRMVEESAWSSIVTLLAQARIEASDTASAPPLVIVKREQVIDILGLLEPFEEALQVLQGNGVTISFIIPSLVGLDKTLEGCVTNYTHFNKALRTGLHTHFQTLIQQKDMILAALLEPRIKLQPFSDAKLEDNTGFLTPPSKYEARTIMEATLENATASVSLSVEAAKTQIDKELLKELGAKEENQANTLMEASGASSDESDCDRISGNDLKRKSIFNFLQPPAKTMKKSEFDVYMSEPLLESMSSLLYWKSATRFPLLQSIAKRLLAAPATAGGFERLCPMAACIVRAERNRLPPHTTERLLLYKNSLKTKTVKKPNGVTKH